Part of the Candidatus Rokuibacteriota bacterium genome, GATGTCGTCGAGACGCCCGAGGAACGGGCTGATGTAGGTGGCGCCCGCCTTGGCCGACAGGAGCGCCTGGCTGGCCGAGAAGCAGAGCGTCTGGTTGACGCGGACGCCCTCGCCGCTGAGCCGCCGCACCGCCTTGAGGCCGTCCCGGGTCAGCGGGCACTTGACGACCACGTTGGGCGCCACCTGGGCCAGCTCTCGCCCCTCCTTGACCATGCCCTCGCAATCGGTCGCCACGACCTCGAGGCTGACGTCGCCGGGGACGATCGAGCAGATCTCCTCGACGAGGGGCCGGAAGGGGCGCTTCTCCTTGGCGATCAGCGAGGGGTTCGTGGTGCATCCGTCCACCAGGCCCATGGCCACGCCCTCGCGCAGCTCGCTCACGCTGGCGGTGTCCAGAAAGATCTTCATGCGCTCCTCCTGTGGCGCGCCCCGGCGGGGCGTCACGCGCGCTCGACTCGAACGGTGGTCCCCGAGCGGACCTTCCGGAACGTGGTCGCGTCCCCCAGCACCCGGCCGAACACGGTCACCGCGCTCGCGGGCCGGATCTCCGAGCCATGACTGGCCGGGGTGGGACCGAAGAAGATGCAGAAGGCGGAACCCGGCGGCCAGTAGCCGAGGTCGCCCATGTCGACCGTCTCGCGGGGCGCCTCGGGCCTCGCCTTCACGGGGATGCGGAAGTAGATCTCGTCGCCCCACGTCTCGGCGGCCGCGGCCAGCGGGAGCGCCTCCCACACCGCCAGGGCCGTCGTGGAGTCCTTCAGCACGGCCTCCGCCGTCACCGATCCCGCCGAGATCCTGATGCGCCGTCCGGTCATGGCCGGCGTCAGTGTAACCTCGCGCCGCACATCCTCGCAAGGCGCCTCACCCCGCGAGCCGGGCACGATACGCGGCGAGCCGGGCCGCGAGCGCCACCCGATCGGGAACGGCGGCCGCGCCGGTCCCCTCCACGGCGGCCGCCGCCGCGCACGCTGCGGCCGCCGCCGCCTCCCAGGGATCGGCGCCGCGGTGGTACTCGACGAGCAGTGCAGTCGCGAACACATCTCCGGCACCGGTCACGTCGCGCTCCACGGCGGAGTCCGGCGCGACGGTGTAGGCCTCGCCGTTGACGAAGAGCGTGGCCCCGAGGGCGCCACGGGTGACGGCACCCACGGGAACCTGCTGGAACCACTCGAGCGCCTCCTCCCGGAAGGGCGCCACGTCTTCCTCGCTCACCACCAGCACCTGGGCATGGGGGAGCACGAGGGCAGCGTCCTCCCAGGCCCGGGGCGCGATAGCGCCCCCTGCCCCGCGCTCCCGCATCCAGCCCTGGGGCAGGACACCGAGCGAGCCGTCGGGGAAGCAGGCGGCCAGGAGCGGGTCCACCTCGCCCGCCACGGGACAGAGCAGCGCCAGCGGAACCTCTCGCCATGGCGCCGGCAGGTCCTCGACCTCGAGGTCGGCGGCGCGCCCGGTCATGCGCAGGGTCCTGCCGGACGCCGCCGCTCGGGCGTGCGCGAACGTGGTGGTGTGCCGGGCATCGACCTTCACGACGGAGAGGCCGTCG contains:
- a CDS encoding ribokinase, whose product is MTAGPDFVAVGHVTLDQFDGERRPGGAAYYAAVTAHRLGLRVGLLTSHGPDFPEDALPDGLSVVKVDARHTTTFAHARAAASGRTLRMTGRAADLEVEDLPAPWREVPLALLCPVAGEVDPLLAACFPDGSLGVLPQGWMRERGAGGAIAPRAWEDAALVLPHAQVLVVSEEDVAPFREEALEWFQQVPVGAVTRGALGATLFVNGEAYTVAPDSAVERDVTGAGDVFATALLVEYHRGADPWEAAAAAACAAAAAVEGTGAAAVPDRVALAARLAAYRARLAG
- the fsa gene encoding fructose-6-phosphate aldolase, whose amino-acid sequence is MKIFLDTASVSELREGVAMGLVDGCTTNPSLIAKEKRPFRPLVEEICSIVPGDVSLEVVATDCEGMVKEGRELAQVAPNVVVKCPLTRDGLKAVRRLSGEGVRVNQTLCFSASQALLSAKAGATYISPFLGRLDDISAVGMDLIRDICQIYRNYGFTTQVLAASIRNPLHVVDAAKAGAHVATMPFNVLDMLIKHPLTDIGLKKFLDDWAKSGAQI